One genomic region from Leptospira tipperaryensis encodes:
- a CDS encoding peptidoglycan recognition protein family protein, which translates to MNSFRKFFLFLFFTFLGCASVSKESISQGKNSILPFLTLGFDQESLTSIGKKRWSFRVKSILLHHTNSLKAEEYLEKSKSSGWMVHFLVLENGAVYGVEEPAKILYRAAPGMDDFTIHVSWEGSGESILKNESQLKALSDLIQSLSKEYSIPLNNYDIASGKGVFTHSQSKKKFGRFIDTSDCGGEKILSTIFSRIQGKFYPETEWKDRFIQGWVIRKEKFVDATGKKIVQTYSHGRGNTPAPSIELNSIEKTSEGKALEDKRLRYNHRGTIRPDCIVLHYTAIPDYQKTLEVLEKRNLSATFLADKDGKIYQLLDSILDTAAAATGTNANCFQVEIVGKDTEMLLANKEQTEAVVRLVKELSEKYKIPLSNEKVESLRGVYSHTQAKKKWGGSIHLDGKDFDPGEPYMKAVLELAGGSFFPEENWHERQSNEWILLFSLFQP; encoded by the coding sequence ATGAACTCGTTCAGAAAATTCTTTTTATTTCTTTTTTTTACTTTTCTCGGTTGTGCTTCGGTTAGCAAAGAATCTATTTCACAAGGGAAAAATTCGATTCTCCCATTTCTAACCTTGGGCTTCGATCAAGAATCCCTGACATCGATCGGCAAAAAGCGTTGGTCTTTTCGAGTAAAATCGATTCTTCTCCATCATACAAATTCTCTCAAAGCGGAAGAATATTTGGAAAAGAGCAAATCCTCCGGTTGGATGGTGCACTTTCTCGTTTTAGAAAACGGAGCCGTCTACGGAGTGGAAGAACCCGCTAAAATTCTTTATCGCGCCGCTCCCGGCATGGACGATTTTACGATTCATGTTTCTTGGGAAGGTTCCGGAGAATCCATTCTCAAAAATGAAAGTCAACTCAAAGCTCTGAGCGATTTGATCCAGAGTCTTTCTAAAGAATATTCAATTCCTCTAAATAACTACGACATCGCTTCGGGAAAAGGTGTCTTCACTCATTCTCAGAGCAAAAAGAAGTTCGGAAGATTTATAGATACGAGCGATTGCGGAGGAGAGAAAATTCTTTCCACGATTTTTTCAAGAATCCAAGGCAAGTTTTACCCCGAGACCGAATGGAAGGATCGATTTATCCAAGGCTGGGTGATCCGTAAGGAAAAGTTCGTGGATGCGACGGGCAAAAAGATCGTTCAAACGTATTCTCATGGAAGAGGAAATACACCCGCTCCTTCGATCGAATTGAACTCGATAGAAAAGACCTCCGAAGGAAAGGCTCTCGAAGACAAAAGACTTCGATACAATCATCGTGGTACAATTCGCCCTGATTGTATCGTTTTACATTATACAGCGATTCCGGATTATCAGAAAACTTTGGAAGTATTAGAAAAACGGAATTTATCTGCAACATTTCTCGCCGATAAAGACGGCAAAATCTATCAGCTTCTTGATTCTATCCTTGATACCGCCGCGGCTGCGACGGGAACAAATGCGAATTGTTTCCAAGTGGAAATCGTAGGCAAAGATACGGAAATGCTCCTCGCAAACAAGGAACAGACCGAAGCCGTCGTTCGTCTCGTAAAAGAACTTTCGGAAAAATACAAAATTCCTCTCAGCAACGAAAAGGTGGAATCGTTGAGAGGCGTCTATTCGCATACGCAGGCAAAGAAAAAATGGGGCGGATCGATTCATTTGGATGGAAAGGATTTTGATCCGGGTGAACCTTATATGAAAGCGGTCTTAGAACTCGCAGGCGGATCCTTTTTTCCGGAAGAAAATTGGCATGAAAGACAGAGCAACGAATGGATTCTTCTCTTTAGTCTCTTTCAACCTTAA
- a CDS encoding LA_3696 family protein, whose product MLEQSPIKDHSNPMIWVHNIPNKLEEILGLDGSLQFRKFLNTTLNEFRKEVLGLSSNGFERRLQKETSAIKEEIKELHEDVRGMRVQTKEEIHLLRDEMSQFKLDANREFYLFRSSIQDFQNKFREETLNNQNELRSDFNGLRVEMKSEITEIHKTISTQTRWILVGMLGVGSFLLSLAKFV is encoded by the coding sequence ATGCTTGAGCAATCGCCGATCAAAGATCATTCTAATCCTATGATTTGGGTACATAATATTCCGAACAAATTGGAAGAAATTCTCGGCCTGGATGGATCTCTACAGTTCCGTAAATTTCTAAACACAACTCTGAATGAATTTCGAAAAGAAGTTCTTGGTCTTTCTTCCAACGGCTTCGAAAGAAGACTTCAAAAGGAAACTTCCGCCATCAAAGAGGAGATAAAAGAACTTCACGAAGACGTTCGCGGCATGCGAGTTCAAACCAAAGAAGAAATTCATCTTCTTCGGGATGAAATGAGCCAGTTTAAACTGGATGCGAACCGAGAATTTTATTTGTTTCGTTCTTCGATTCAGGATTTTCAGAACAAATTTCGAGAAGAAACGTTAAACAATCAGAACGAACTTCGATCCGATTTTAATGGACTTCGAGTGGAAATGAAATCGGAAATTACGGAAATTCACAAGACGATCTCGACTCAGACTCGTTGGATTTTAGTGGGAATGTTAGGAGTTGGAAGTTTCTTACTCAGCTTGGCAAAGTTTGTTTAA
- a CDS encoding tetratricopeptide repeat protein, whose product MLPIVANQKVLSGSFFSLSTRFFLFSSLILTLIDCSVYRRIFQKEDQFLKSLNLPEWVLESSIKLRVLSGLLDIPNPEDSLPEDEIATFENGARRILATSPQAMKDLFEATGCVDGSKLAGIRANRITEREEDVWYGICQNGKEDAIIFRLFQMGNVDLYRRYEKETVPAWEEARKLAANNPDKAVRLANQVIELEPAHPGARKLLGNLYLKGGYCKGSVRNYRIYLRVMPLAGDKWKVHERLQEKCPDFLKPEPKKEEVELPETDPDSF is encoded by the coding sequence ATGTTACCTATTGTGGCAAATCAAAAAGTCCTCTCAGGATCGTTTTTCTCCCTTTCTACGCGTTTCTTCTTATTTTCGTCCCTGATTCTAACCTTGATCGACTGTTCCGTCTATCGAAGAATTTTTCAGAAGGAAGATCAGTTTTTAAAATCCTTAAATCTTCCGGAATGGGTTTTAGAATCTTCCATCAAACTGAGAGTTTTATCGGGCCTCTTAGATATTCCCAATCCGGAGGATTCTCTTCCGGAAGATGAGATCGCCACATTTGAAAACGGTGCCAGAAGAATTCTCGCGACTTCTCCCCAAGCGATGAAAGACCTTTTTGAAGCTACGGGTTGTGTCGACGGTTCTAAACTCGCGGGAATCCGCGCGAACAGAATCACGGAAAGGGAAGAAGACGTCTGGTATGGAATCTGCCAGAACGGAAAAGAAGACGCGATCATCTTTCGATTGTTCCAGATGGGAAACGTCGATCTTTATAGAAGGTATGAAAAAGAAACCGTGCCCGCCTGGGAAGAAGCAAGAAAACTCGCGGCTAACAACCCTGACAAAGCTGTGCGTCTCGCAAATCAAGTCATCGAGTTGGAACCCGCTCATCCCGGAGCGAGAAAACTTCTCGGGAACCTTTATCTCAAAGGCGGCTATTGCAAAGGTTCCGTTCGAAATTATAGAATCTACTTACGCGTTATGCCTCTTGCCGGCGACAAGTGGAAAGTTCACGAACGTCTCCAAGAAAAATGCCCCGACTTTCTAAAACCGGAGCCGAAAAAAGAAGAAGTAGAACTTCCCGAAACGGATCCTGATTCCTTTTAA
- the ribH gene encoding 6,7-dimethyl-8-ribityllumazine synthase — translation MIQELKADLNGKGQKHCVIVSRFNEFITDSLLKGALESFRMHGVKEEDITVVRVPGAYEMPVVVAKAAASKKYNSIICLGAVIRGATAHFDFVAGESAKIGSIGVQYSIPVVFGVLTTDTIEQAIERAGTKAGNKGAESAATAIEMVNLLSLL, via the coding sequence ATGATCCAAGAACTGAAAGCAGATCTAAACGGCAAGGGACAAAAACACTGCGTGATTGTTTCCCGCTTTAATGAATTCATCACCGATAGCCTTTTGAAAGGCGCTCTCGAATCCTTTCGGATGCACGGAGTCAAAGAAGAAGATATCACCGTGGTAAGAGTGCCGGGCGCCTATGAAATGCCCGTGGTTGTCGCCAAAGCCGCGGCTTCCAAAAAATACAACTCCATCATCTGTTTAGGCGCGGTGATCCGAGGCGCGACCGCTCACTTTGATTTCGTTGCGGGAGAATCCGCAAAGATCGGTTCGATCGGCGTCCAGTATTCCATTCCGGTTGTGTTTGGAGTTTTGACCACGGACACGATTGAACAGGCGATCGAAAGAGCAGGGACCAAAGCCGGAAATAAGGGTGCGGAATCCGCAGCCACGGCGATTGAAATGGTCAACTTGCTTTCCCTTCTTTAA
- the nusB gene encoding transcription antitermination factor NusB — MSARRTSREIAVMALYQLELTKPPLKDVLKFKWYDKKTEQEERDFAISIVNGVVKNQEQIDTLIKKYSKNWDFSRISVVNKAILRLSVYALLYSWEVPKNVTIDEAVELTKEFESEESARFVNGILDAILKNEIKSDG, encoded by the coding sequence ATGTCAGCCAGACGTACTTCCCGCGAAATCGCCGTAATGGCACTTTACCAATTGGAACTCACCAAACCTCCGCTCAAGGACGTTTTGAAGTTCAAGTGGTATGATAAAAAAACAGAACAAGAAGAAAGGGATTTCGCCATTTCCATCGTAAATGGGGTTGTGAAAAATCAGGAACAGATCGATACTCTGATAAAGAAGTATTCCAAGAACTGGGACTTTTCCAGGATCAGCGTCGTGAATAAAGCGATTCTTCGTTTGTCAGTGTATGCATTGTTGTACAGCTGGGAAGTTCCGAAGAACGTTACGATCGACGAAGCGGTGGAACTCACTAAAGAATTTGAAAGTGAAGAATCCGCGCGGTTTGTAAATGGAATCTTAGACGCAATTCTCAAAAACGAAATCAAATCCGATGGATGA
- a CDS encoding tetratricopeptide repeat protein, giving the protein MDEKEIRKNRLFLEGIEEKELYFPEDKEPVRIRRTYNKLLIFWILLGAVVLGALSFAIYYQFFRSPSPGSEFAGGFNKDLVQNKSDINRLLERPYLPDGNANPQLTKCINLYKERFTREAFDYCNEFLDSTGTQEEKSIALTVLGVIHDESGRYPQAIERLQKAVQFDPKNFYAYYNLTLAYKHAGRFADARMAALKAKEIAPNDPRISLLAGNLFNELNDPDAAIDAYKEGLSQSPDDMYLTYNLAVSYFKKGEIPQAEEEFKKVVMKSPSGRLAALSHSYLGNIAYNKQDYPSAEYHFRQASALSPNEAKYLYNLAVVLQKNGKKEEALKYLELARDAGANDPEIYRLIAEGFSNLNQGEMSISALQKSLKYNPTDLDSLFQLAEAYYNKGDLLSAEETYRRIVSSTPGDSFTETALINLGVVLDQMERYGEAITALNRVLELNPKNAKAYHTLGLVYKHSGNGTLAIENWRRSTALEPENVQSREALGDYLLENKFFREAVEEYTGVVKHKDDAYKVYLKMAEAYMGMQDDSNAEKILLKVLNASRDGSDLKNAHKKLALLYNKSKDPDLKNRAKDEAFRSAHMDPEDMEGRLVLAKILIDSNSILDREKAIDELTAIVRSDVRPKTAATAYNYLGICYYKNGEYKRAVRSFQSSIDLDPSLSEAYENKRAASAALEESTRREGFF; this is encoded by the coding sequence ATGGATGAAAAAGAAATCCGAAAAAACAGGCTGTTCTTAGAAGGGATAGAGGAAAAAGAACTCTATTTCCCCGAAGACAAGGAGCCTGTTCGGATTCGCAGAACATATAATAAACTTCTAATATTCTGGATTCTTCTCGGAGCCGTTGTCTTGGGGGCCTTGAGCTTCGCGATTTACTACCAATTCTTCCGTTCTCCTTCTCCCGGTTCCGAATTTGCCGGAGGATTTAACAAAGATCTCGTACAAAATAAATCCGATATCAATCGTCTTTTGGAAAGACCGTATCTTCCGGACGGAAACGCAAATCCGCAACTCACAAAGTGTATCAATCTTTATAAGGAACGATTCACGAGAGAAGCATTCGATTATTGTAATGAATTCTTAGATTCCACCGGAACTCAGGAAGAAAAGTCGATCGCACTTACCGTGTTAGGCGTAATCCACGACGAGAGCGGACGTTATCCGCAAGCGATCGAACGTCTTCAGAAAGCGGTTCAATTTGATCCTAAGAATTTTTACGCTTACTACAATCTCACTCTCGCTTACAAACACGCCGGAAGATTCGCGGACGCGAGAATGGCTGCTCTCAAAGCAAAAGAGATCGCGCCGAACGACCCGAGAATTTCCTTACTCGCCGGAAACCTTTTCAACGAATTAAACGATCCCGACGCGGCGATCGACGCTTACAAAGAAGGACTTTCGCAATCTCCGGACGATATGTATCTCACTTACAATCTGGCGGTGAGTTATTTTAAAAAAGGCGAGATTCCGCAAGCGGAAGAAGAATTTAAGAAAGTCGTAATGAAGTCTCCTTCGGGAAGATTAGCGGCTCTCTCTCATTCTTATCTTGGGAATATCGCCTACAACAAACAGGATTATCCGAGCGCGGAATATCATTTCCGTCAGGCGAGCGCGCTTTCTCCGAACGAAGCCAAGTATCTCTACAACCTCGCGGTCGTTCTCCAGAAGAACGGAAAAAAAGAAGAAGCGCTGAAATATCTGGAACTCGCGAGAGACGCGGGTGCGAACGATCCTGAAATCTATCGTCTGATCGCGGAAGGATTTTCCAATTTGAATCAAGGGGAGATGTCGATCTCCGCTCTTCAGAAAAGTTTGAAATACAATCCGACCGATTTGGATTCTCTCTTTCAACTCGCGGAGGCTTACTATAACAAAGGGGATCTTCTTTCCGCCGAAGAAACATACAGAAGAATCGTATCTTCCACTCCGGGTGATAGTTTTACGGAAACGGCCTTGATCAACTTAGGCGTGGTTCTGGATCAGATGGAACGTTATGGAGAAGCGATCACGGCTCTGAATCGAGTGCTCGAACTCAATCCGAAAAATGCGAAGGCGTATCATACTCTCGGGCTCGTTTACAAACATTCCGGAAACGGAACTCTTGCGATCGAAAATTGGAGAAGATCCACGGCGCTTGAACCTGAAAACGTACAAAGCCGGGAGGCTCTGGGAGACTATCTTCTGGAGAATAAATTCTTTAGAGAAGCCGTGGAAGAATACACGGGTGTGGTAAAACACAAAGACGACGCATACAAGGTCTATCTCAAGATGGCGGAAGCCTATATGGGAATGCAGGACGATTCCAATGCGGAGAAAATTCTATTAAAAGTTTTGAATGCTTCCAGAGACGGAAGCGATCTAAAGAATGCTCATAAAAAATTAGCCCTTCTTTATAATAAATCCAAGGATCCGGATCTAAAAAACCGGGCGAAGGACGAGGCGTTTCGTTCGGCTCACATGGATCCGGAAGATATGGAAGGTCGCCTCGTACTTGCAAAAATTCTAATAGACTCAAATTCGATTTTGGATCGTGAAAAAGCCATCGACGAGTTGACCGCGATCGTTCGTTCGGACGTAAGACCTAAGACCGCCGCGACCGCCTATAACTATCTCGGAATCTGTTATTATAAAAACGGAGAATACAAAAGGGCGGTGCGCTCGTTTCAGAGTTCGATCGACTTGGATCCTTCTCTTTCCGAAGCGTATGAAAATAAACGCGCCGCCTCCGCCGCACTGGAAGAATCCACTCGAAGGGAGGGATTTTTCTGA
- a CDS encoding HEAT repeat domain-containing protein, with product MLLTIPIAAAETPKDEFKEKVLSSGKTQGTAISEIRSRGRLDLVKELLPIFQNESTDEKVQLAILKLFGELDDLDGLAQNWVNVLDSTFQKTTNVILKKEILLLAEKKKEKRLIYSVIAAFADPETEVRLLSYKLMQLLRDDRALPILLDMSLSKDPVQRLYFLESSLIIKDERIQNQIHKLANDESAGVRKKYLIAINRLGMTEKFSQFQKSATSDPDDDVRLVALEILKNKRNRQNISLFYKGLNDANPDIRRVSLEALLIFQDKQGAKAISEQLTKEDTLFLKARMIDLLLDLGNNGGGQGILAVLTNGEETELRTKAAYAVGKLGANTSSAELTKILSEEKENMVKWQLIHSLGELKDKNAVPALLVLARNQREKLNLRLEAVVTIRTINDPDSLPSLFEAYVSETEKSLRVELENAMREILNLKFPPRMP from the coding sequence ATTCTACTCACCATTCCGATCGCAGCGGCAGAAACTCCTAAAGACGAATTCAAAGAAAAGGTCCTGAGTTCCGGAAAAACTCAAGGAACCGCGATTTCGGAAATTCGATCACGAGGTCGATTGGATCTCGTAAAAGAATTACTTCCGATCTTTCAGAACGAATCCACTGACGAAAAAGTTCAACTCGCGATATTAAAGTTATTCGGGGAACTGGATGATCTGGACGGTCTCGCTCAAAACTGGGTCAATGTTTTAGATTCTACCTTTCAAAAGACGACTAACGTAATTCTTAAAAAAGAAATTCTCCTTTTGGCTGAAAAGAAAAAAGAGAAAAGATTGATCTATTCGGTGATCGCGGCGTTTGCAGATCCTGAAACTGAAGTCAGGCTTTTGAGTTATAAACTCATGCAACTTTTAAGAGACGATCGAGCGCTTCCGATTTTGCTAGACATGTCTCTTTCCAAAGATCCGGTTCAGAGGTTGTACTTTTTAGAATCTTCTCTGATCATAAAAGACGAAAGAATTCAAAATCAGATTCATAAATTGGCGAACGACGAAAGCGCGGGTGTGAGAAAAAAATATCTTATCGCGATCAATCGACTCGGGATGACTGAAAAATTTTCTCAGTTTCAGAAATCTGCGACGAGCGATCCGGACGACGACGTCCGACTTGTAGCGCTTGAAATTCTAAAAAACAAAAGAAACCGTCAGAACATCTCTCTTTTTTACAAGGGTTTGAACGACGCCAATCCGGATATAAGAAGAGTTTCTTTGGAGGCGCTTCTCATCTTTCAAGACAAACAAGGAGCAAAGGCGATCTCCGAACAATTGACAAAAGAAGATACTCTCTTTCTCAAAGCGCGGATGATCGATCTTTTACTCGATCTTGGAAACAACGGGGGAGGCCAGGGAATCCTCGCCGTTTTAACAAACGGAGAGGAAACCGAACTGAGAACCAAGGCAGCTTACGCGGTGGGAAAGTTAGGCGCGAATACAAGTTCTGCGGAACTCACGAAAATTCTTTCCGAAGAAAAAGAGAACATGGTCAAATGGCAACTGATTCATTCTTTGGGAGAACTCAAGGATAAGAATGCGGTGCCCGCGTTACTCGTCCTTGCAAGAAATCAGCGAGAAAAGTTGAACCTGAGATTGGAAGCCGTCGTAACGATACGAACGATCAACGATCCGGATAGCCTCCCTTCCTTATTTGAAGCCTATGTTTCGGAAACCGAAAAGTCTCTGCGTGTGGAATTAGAAAACGCAATGCGAGAGATCTTGAATTTAAAGTTTCCTCCGAGAATGCCTTAA
- a CDS encoding AraC family transcriptional regulator translates to MNLDFGSFVIVGGLVQSILLSLFFFRLKQKGSDSRYLGWAFLHLSVLFLIGLGFHTGWALEFPHLSRVGFPMGALAAPLFAIALQKYFGYPKDKIWTRFSFFVPFLILLYSIPHYLLGPEEKLKYILEDRIAPHAECIRMSLVTLLSNILIFGRIYVRLGELGKEFPASVFREIFVFRRFVILCIGLLLISFFLFLIDSRFRAETVSNAALSFWVIGFAWFRVYAESSETESLSPEEREESKYKKSLLSEETVRGIGEKIFKILNSKESYLDPEFDLGSLAKEIGISTHTVSQVIGRYFQKSFLELCREYRIRKAQELLKKTDHPVLRVGLDAGFNSKTSFLRAFKEEEGMTPSEYREKFQ, encoded by the coding sequence ATGAATCTGGATTTCGGATCCTTTGTCATCGTAGGAGGGTTGGTTCAATCGATTCTTCTATCCTTATTTTTCTTTCGTCTGAAACAAAAAGGAAGCGATAGTCGATATCTTGGTTGGGCCTTTCTTCATCTTTCCGTATTATTTTTAATCGGCTTGGGATTTCATACGGGTTGGGCTTTGGAGTTCCCTCATCTTTCGAGAGTGGGATTTCCGATGGGGGCGCTCGCGGCTCCACTCTTCGCGATCGCTCTACAAAAATATTTCGGATATCCGAAAGATAAAATCTGGACTCGCTTTTCTTTCTTTGTTCCGTTTCTTATTCTTTTGTATTCGATTCCTCATTATCTCTTAGGCCCTGAAGAAAAATTAAAATACATTTTGGAAGATAGAATCGCTCCTCACGCAGAATGTATTCGGATGAGTTTGGTTACCCTTCTTTCCAACATTCTAATCTTTGGAAGAATCTACGTTCGTCTCGGGGAACTTGGCAAAGAATTTCCAGCCTCGGTCTTTAGGGAAATTTTTGTCTTTCGAAGATTTGTGATTCTTTGCATTGGACTTCTTTTGATTTCGTTTTTTCTCTTTCTCATCGATTCCAGGTTTCGAGCGGAAACCGTATCCAACGCCGCGCTTTCTTTTTGGGTGATAGGATTTGCCTGGTTTCGAGTCTACGCGGAAAGTTCCGAGACCGAGAGTTTGAGTCCGGAAGAAAGAGAAGAATCCAAATACAAGAAATCATTGTTAAGCGAAGAGACGGTTCGGGGAATCGGAGAAAAAATTTTTAAAATTCTCAATTCTAAAGAATCCTATCTGGATCCTGAGTTTGATCTGGGAAGTTTAGCAAAGGAGATCGGCATTTCCACACACACCGTATCCCAAGTGATCGGAAGATACTTTCAAAAAAGTTTTCTGGAACTCTGCAGAGAATATCGAATTCGAAAGGCGCAGGAACTTTTAAAAAAAACGGATCACCCAGTTTTACGAGTGGGTTTAGACGCGGGCTTCAATTCGAAGACGAGTTTTTTACGGGCCTTCAAAGAAGAAGAAGGAATGACTCCGAGCGAATACAGAGAAAAGTTTCAATGA
- a CDS encoding PaaI family thioesterase, with the protein MSEITNQNSTEHYRKLENMYHGAPVNVYFKPLLTIGKGTAELKIEIREDFFHAAGATHGVVYFKAADDAAFFAANSLVKGNFVLTSTFHLTLLRPIQSGVLTAKGSVIQNATHQIIAESILVDEKGREIGRGIGNFAKSTIPLTPEIGYKL; encoded by the coding sequence ATGTCAGAAATAACAAATCAAAATTCAACGGAACACTATCGAAAACTGGAGAACATGTATCACGGCGCTCCGGTCAATGTTTATTTTAAACCCTTGCTTACGATCGGAAAGGGCACGGCGGAACTCAAGATAGAAATCAGAGAAGATTTTTTTCACGCGGCCGGTGCCACACACGGGGTCGTTTATTTCAAAGCGGCGGATGACGCGGCTTTTTTTGCGGCCAATTCTCTCGTAAAAGGAAACTTCGTTCTTACTTCGACATTTCACCTAACACTGCTTAGACCGATTCAGTCCGGAGTCTTAACCGCGAAAGGATCCGTGATTCAAAACGCGACTCATCAGATCATCGCGGAATCGATTCTCGTCGACGAAAAGGGAAGAGAAATCGGAAGAGGAATCGGCAACTTTGCAAAGAGTACGATTCCCTTGACGCCCGAGATCGGATATAAACTGTAA
- a CDS encoding DUF1566 domain-containing protein, translating into MFQIMIFVLIAFTQYFCVRPPEKPDPPYGMLQYISKLNSSNNGGSSNPSPIVCPGPAFVFNPGGIVDTGQTSCWNTVGTGVACLGTGLDGAFNNIPNARSFSVPTQHCVYPNDYTTLDQFHGLTWKSCPEGQSGPTCATGAPTQLTWTTATSAPAPAGSCGALNTQNGGNGYAGRTDWRLPTVKELASLLHYSNAPQIDIASFPNTFAGINYMTNSPDSGNVANIWTVSFSDVVGNKVIPTSKATALNIRCVAGNTTPAFAFVDNGNGSITDQNTGLIWQKCSNGLAPTTCAGVSVTNDLNGAIGACGALNGINFAGRNDWRLPSVNELQSIVDYSANSPSISASFPNTTIGLYWSSTTYSNLPSGGMIVWFLNGRVATQDKQSIIDIRCVAN; encoded by the coding sequence ATGTTTCAAATTATGATTTTTGTTCTGATCGCCTTCACACAATATTTTTGTGTACGTCCGCCGGAAAAACCGGATCCGCCGTACGGGATGCTTCAATACATATCAAAATTAAATTCTTCTAATAACGGAGGAAGTTCCAATCCAAGTCCCATCGTTTGTCCTGGACCGGCTTTCGTCTTCAATCCGGGAGGTATTGTCGATACGGGACAGACAAGCTGCTGGAATACGGTCGGAACAGGTGTTGCCTGTTTAGGAACCGGATTGGACGGAGCCTTTAATAATATTCCCAATGCAAGGTCTTTCTCTGTCCCCACACAACACTGCGTCTATCCAAACGATTATACAACCTTGGATCAATTTCACGGACTGACTTGGAAAAGTTGTCCGGAAGGTCAATCGGGGCCAACTTGTGCAACGGGCGCACCGACCCAGCTTACATGGACGACGGCAACATCGGCCCCTGCGCCGGCGGGAAGCTGTGGAGCCTTAAATACCCAGAACGGAGGAAATGGTTACGCCGGTAGAACCGACTGGAGATTGCCCACGGTAAAAGAATTGGCTTCTCTTCTCCATTATTCCAATGCTCCTCAAATCGATATAGCTTCGTTTCCGAATACGTTTGCGGGGATCAATTATATGACGAATTCCCCGGATTCAGGAAACGTCGCAAATATTTGGACCGTCAGCTTTAGCGACGTCGTAGGAAATAAAGTTATCCCCACTTCAAAAGCAACGGCTTTGAATATTCGTTGTGTGGCCGGAAACACAACGCCTGCTTTTGCATTTGTGGATAACGGAAACGGTTCGATTACGGATCAGAATACGGGACTCATCTGGCAAAAATGTTCCAATGGTCTAGCTCCTACTACCTGCGCCGGTGTTTCTGTTACCAACGATCTAAACGGCGCCATCGGAGCCTGCGGCGCGTTGAATGGAATCAATTTCGCGGGAAGAAACGACTGGAGATTACCGAGCGTCAACGAGCTTCAAAGTATTGTCGATTATTCTGCGAATTCCCCCAGTATTTCCGCTTCCTTTCCCAATACGACAATTGGGTTGTATTGGAGTTCGACTACTTATTCCAACCTTCCATCCGGCGGAATGATAGTCTGGTTTCTCAATGGTAGAGTTGCTACTCAAGACAAACAGAGTATTATCGACATCCGTTGTGTTGCGAACTGA